The proteins below come from a single Micropterus dolomieu isolate WLL.071019.BEF.003 ecotype Adirondacks linkage group LG05, ASM2129224v1, whole genome shotgun sequence genomic window:
- the hsh2d gene encoding hematopoietic SH2 domain-containing protein homolog produces MMRWNQSLQGQGNAVAWFTESQRRSVIKNGIVPEWFHGIISRKTAEEMLMPKPPGYFLIRVSESRVGYSLSYRAGDRCRHFMIDALEDGHYIIVGENRRHRFLQDLVDFHRRTPIMPYTEVLTVACGQTSNDKTDYAELLFPQIHPNTNTVSQDTPPALPYRPDTLRNSAVLSPNRLYPSLEEELPPVTSYLPATVMPVPMARNRYTADSPSSNQPPEVPARSSVTPLRQNQACIRMVSLPKSPSTPTATEHPFGASIQSAKNHEAKPSVVTNLKNLKKKFQKKRSMSQEDLYTEINVEPTDRGGSTENEYQELPGECSFSGPPFSHTWTDVRLTDGELPPEYLQPSPFAPGY; encoded by the exons ATGATGAGGTGGAATCAGTCGTTACAAGGACAGGGCAATGCTGTCGCCTGGTTTACAGAGTCCCAGCGACGGTCTGTGATCAAGAACGGTATAGTCCCAGAATGGTTTCATGGGATCATTTCCAGGAA GACAGCAGAGGAAATGCTCATGCCCAAGCCTCCCGGTTATTTCCTCATCAGAGTCAGTGAGAGCAGGGTTGGCTACAGTCTCTCGTACCG TGCTGGGGACCGCTGCAGACATTTCATGATTGATGCATTGGAGGATGGACATTACATCATAGTAGGGGAGAACAGGCGCCACCGGTTTCTGCAGGACCTGGTAGACTTTCATCGTAGGACTCCCATCATGCCTTACACTGAGGTGCTGACTGTCGCTTGTGGACAG ACCTCGAATGACAAGACTGACTACGCAGAACTACTGTTTCCCCAAATACACCCGAACACTAACACAG TATCACAAGACACCCCACCTGCCCTTCCTTATCGACCAGATACTCTGAGGAACTCTGCAGTCCTGTCTCCAAACAGACTATACCCAAGTTTGGAAGAAGAATTGCCACCCGTCACCTCCTATCTTCCAGCCACGGTAATG CCAGTGCCAATGGCCAGAAACAGATATACAGCCGACAGCCCTTCATCCAACCAGCCTCCTGAAGTCCCTGCCCGGAGCTCTGTTACTCCGCTAAGGCAGAACCAGGCCTGTATCAGAATGGTGTCTTTGCCTAAGAGTCCCTCCACACCCACAGCCACTGAACACCCATTTGGTGCCAGCATCCAGTCTGCAAAGAACCACGAAGCAAAGCCGTCAGTCGTAACCAACCTAAAGAACCTCAAGAAGAAATtccaaaaaaagagaagcaTGTCGCAGGAGGATTTGTACACAGAGATTAATGTGGAGCCGACTGACAGGGGTGGAAGCACTGAGAATGAGTACCAAGAGCTCCCAGGGGAGTGTAGTTTCAGTGGTCCACCATTTTCCCACACTTGGACTGATGTGAGACTGACTGATGGAGAGTTACCACCGGAATATCTCCAACCTTCACCTTTTGCCCCAGGCTACTGA